In Antechinus flavipes isolate AdamAnt ecotype Samford, QLD, Australia chromosome 3, AdamAnt_v2, whole genome shotgun sequence, a genomic segment contains:
- the LOC127554872 gene encoding olfactory receptor 8G5-like, whose product MFTRNHSTVTEFILAGLTSRPELQLPLFLLFLGIYLVTVVGNFGMVILIGLSSHLHTPMYYFLSCLSFIDLCHSTVITPKMLVNFIVEKNIISYPECMIQLYFFLIFVIADCYMLAVMAYDRYVAICRPLLYNVIMSPQICSGLVSVVYVMGLLGATAHTSCMLRVFFCKKNVINHYFCDLLPLLKLSCSSTHINETMILFFGSLNIFAPVVTIIGSYIFIIASILRIQSTEGRSKAFSTCSSHIMAVSLFYGSTAFMYLQPSSVSSMDQGKVSSVFYTIVIPMLNPLIYSLRNKDVKIALRKILKRSKFW is encoded by the coding sequence ATGTTCACAAGAAATCATTCCACAGTGACAGAATTTATTCTTGCTGGGCTGACAAGCCGGCCAGAGCTCCagcttcccctctttctcctctttctgggCATTTATCTGGTCACTGTGGTGGGGAACTTTGGTATGGTAATATTGATTGGCCTCAGTTCTCACCTTCATACTCCCATGTATTATTTCCTTAGCTGTCTATCCTTTATTGATCTCTGTCATTCAACTGTCATCACTCCCAAAATGCTAGTAAATTTTATTGTAGAAAAAAACATCATTTCTTACCCTGAATGCATGATTCAgctctattttttccttatttttgtaaTTGCTGACTGTTACATGCTGGCTGTGATGGCATATGACCGTTATGTTGCTATCTGTAGGCCCCTACTCTATAATGTCATCATGTCCCCACAGATCTGCTCAGGATTGGTAAGTGTGGTATACGTAATGGGCTTGCTGGGTGCCACAGCTCACACAAGCTGTATGCTTAGAGTGTTCTTTTGCAAGAAAAATGTCATCAATCATTATTTCTGTGATCTTCTTCCACTTTTGAAGCTATCCTGCTCTAGTACCCACATCAATGAAACAATGATTCTATTCTTTGGTTCATTGAATATTTTTGCCCCTGTAGTAACTATCATTGGCTCTTATATATTCATTATTGCCAGCATCCTCCGCATCCAGTCCACTGAAGGAAGGTCCAAAGCTTTCAGCACTTGCAGTTCCCATATCATGGCAGTTTCTCTTTTCTATGGTTCTACAGCATTTATGTACCTGCAGCCCTCTTCTGTCAGTTCTATGGACCAAGGAAAGGTATCCTCTGTGTTTTACACCATAGTGATACCCATGCTGAACCCTTTGATCTATAGTCTGAGGAACAAGGATGTCAAAATTGCCTTGAGGAAAATTCTAAAGAGAAGTAAATTCTGGTGA